The genomic window CATAAGGTAAGTTTTTTGCATCCACCAATTCCAAGGAAATTTTTTCTTGCAACCCCGCCTCCTGAACATGGTGTGCAGCAATTTGCAGCATATTTTTAGCCATATCAATAGCGATAATTTGCCACTGAGGACGCATTTGACACATTAACACTGGAATCCGACCAGTACCAGTACCAGCATCCAGCACTAACCCCTCTTCTAGTAGTCCGAGGGTAAGCACTTCTTCTACAAAGGCAGTATTTACCTCTGTAAAATCCATAGCATCATATTCGATAGCTTCTTCCCAGCTATCCATCACTTCCGGTTCTAATTGTCTGTGCATAGCTAATTCCTCAATTTCTTGACATAAATTACTTGATTCTTGGGAACACTATAGGTATCACCACAGTTAGCAGGGATTGGTCAATGTCACAAGGGGAACATAACAACAGCAGCAAAAATACCGTTCCTGTGGAAGTTGCGAAATATCTCAAACAAATCAAACGCAACACAATTACCCATGAATTTGACCAAGGTTTGCCAGAAGAATTACTACTGAGTCAAGAGAGTGATAGCCAATTATCAGCAGCATCCCACCTGCTAAGGCAAGGAATTAAACAGCAAAAAGCGGGAGATTTGATAGCAGCCATCAAATATTTTCAACAATCCCTAGAGATGTTTCAATTGGCTGGTGATTTAGAACAACAAGAGCAAATACTGTCTTTATTGGCATTAGTAACTTACACTTCTGGCGATTATAAAAGTGTAATTACTTACTCTCAACAATGTTTATCTTTAAAAGATACCTCAGATTTATCAGTACGGATGCAAGTGCTTTCTCATTTGGGTAATGCTTACCGTCATATTAATAATTACAACAAAGCGATTGAATTTTTAGAAGAGTGTCTCAAATTAACTCAACAGTTACAAGACAAGCGCAGTCAAGTTGCGGCTTTAAATAATTTGGGATTGGTGTATAAAGCTTCTGGCAATTTTATCAAGGCAATTGAGTATCAGGAGCAAAGTTTAGAAATTGTGCAGGCAATGCAAGATAATTGGGGCATAGAACAAGTTCTCAAAAATTTAGGTAATGCTTGGTATGGTTTGGACAACTACCCAAAAGCGATCGCCTATTATGAAAAATGTGTCAAAATAGCCCTTTCCCTGAATAACCCCCGCAGTGCGACTCAAGTGCTAAAAAATTTGGGTAATGCGTGTTACGCCATAGGCGATTACGCCAAAGTAATCAAGTATTATGAAAAGCGTTTGCAGTTAGCCAGACACCTCAAAGATCAGCGTAGTGAAGAACAGTCGCTTGGTAGTTTAGGCGTTGCTTGCGAAGCTTTAGGCGACCATAGCAAAGCAATTATATACTATGAAACCCGCTTGTTGTTGGCTAGAACCCTGAAAGACCGCCGCATTGAAGAACAGGCACTTGCTAGCTTAAAAATTGCTTGCTATGCCTTGGGTGATTACGCTAAGGCTATGCAATATCAGGAAGGGACGGGGGAGAGGTGACAGGGGACAGGGGACAGGGGACAGGTGACAGGGGACAGGGGACAGGTGACAGGTGACAGTTAACTTTCTTTAGCTGCATCACGCCTTGAATTCGCTGATACAATAGAAAGTCTAGTCAATTTTAGTATTCAGTAACAGTTTTTGTCTGAGAAATATTTCTAAAAAACTATAGCTATATTTAAATTTAGACAAGTTTGCTGGTGCTGACTCCATTACCCAGATTTTCATGAGCAGCGAAATCCAACTCAGCCTCTTTAACGAAGAAACCAATTTTAACCAAAAAGAGCTGATTCCCAAAGATCCAAAAATTCCCATTCCACCGGGAACTTACCCCAATATGACCGATTTGGCACAGGATTGCAATCAG from Nostoc sp. UHCC 0870 includes these protein-coding regions:
- a CDS encoding tetratricopeptide repeat protein, with product MSQGEHNNSSKNTVPVEVAKYLKQIKRNTITHEFDQGLPEELLLSQESDSQLSAASHLLRQGIKQQKAGDLIAAIKYFQQSLEMFQLAGDLEQQEQILSLLALVTYTSGDYKSVITYSQQCLSLKDTSDLSVRMQVLSHLGNAYRHINNYNKAIEFLEECLKLTQQLQDKRSQVAALNNLGLVYKASGNFIKAIEYQEQSLEIVQAMQDNWGIEQVLKNLGNAWYGLDNYPKAIAYYEKCVKIALSLNNPRSATQVLKNLGNACYAIGDYAKVIKYYEKRLQLARHLKDQRSEEQSLGSLGVACEALGDHSKAIIYYETRLLLARTLKDRRIEEQALASLKIACYALGDYAKAMQYQEGTGER